The sequence TTGTGTCCTGCTCGACTCAGAAGACTTGGAGAAGCCAGAGGCTGTTGGTGGGAGGGAAGCGAGGAGGGGGGAGGGGCTGGGTGGCTGGGCCTGtgcaccccagcccctgcccatGCCCATGCCTTGCTCTCTTTCTGTCCTCAGTGGTCCCAGGCTGCACCCATGGCAGAAGGAGGAGGGCAGAATCATCACGAAGGTGAGTCTCCCTGGCTCTTGGATGGGGTTCCCTGTCCTCTCAGGGGATGGGTGGATGGCctaattcctttttcttcagacctgtggggaggaaggggaaggggcacAGGAATATGAGGACCAAGAAAGAAAGAGCTGGGCACCGTGAGGTTCACCCTCAGTTTCGTGAGGACTCTCCGCTGTTCAGGTCTCTGCTAGAAGTAGGAGTTGTTGCCTTTTTCTTCTGCTCTTTCCAGTAACATTTTATTCGGAGAAGGAAGACAGTGTTCAGGGATCCTAGATGTTGGGGGAAGTGTCCCTTGTCTCCCCTAGCTCCTGGGGGAGGGTGGACATTTAGTGTCATTTCCTATATAGCCGTGTCGCACTTGTGGGAACTGTGACCCTTCCTGTGTGAGCTGGAGGTACAGAGGGCTCAGCCTAATGGgatctcccctcccttccctggtTTGCATTCCTTTGGGGGTGGAGAAAGCCCCACTTGACTATGTTCGGGTGCTGTGAACTTCCCTCCCAGGCCAGCAGAGGGCTGGCTGTAGCTCCCAGGCGCCCCACCCCCCCTGCCCAACCCCGAGTCCGCCTGCCTTTTGTTCCGTTGTGGTTTGGATCCTCCCATTTCTCTGGGGACACCCTGGCTCTCCCCACCACTGACTGTGGCCTGTGCTCTCCACCTCTGGGGAGGGAAGGCCCTGGGTCTTCCTTCAGGCGAGTTTTCCTGACCTAAATCCGGCATGGCTGGGTAGTGGCCAGCAGTGGTGATGCCCAGCCTgttctgcctcctccttccctaCCCCAGGAGCCCTTTCCTTGGCCTAGGACATGGCTTCTCAGCCACTGACCGGCCCCCTGCTTCTAGTGCGCCACTTACTCCTTTCAGCTTCCCAGTGGTCTCTGGTCTGGGAGAGGCAAGACAAATGGTCTTTGTTTGCTGGAGAAAAGGTTGTCTGCGATAAATAAGGAAAACCATGAAAACCTGGTGTTGGAGTGTATGTATGTGCTCCCCAGGCAGTGGAGGCCAGCCCTTGGAGGGGCGGCTGCCTGATGAAGGGTGCGGGTGAGGTTaccccctccacctcccatggAGGGGAAACTTTTTGGGGGAATTCCTACCCCAGGTCTTTTTACCCTCAGCTACCAACCCCTTGCCCAGGCCAGACCTTTTTCTATCCCCTCCTGGGCCACAAGCCTGGCCCTCCTCTGTCCCAATCGTGATGAAGGGGCAGTTCAAAACTTCTTGATTAGTCATCTTCTTCCGTATTGacttggatttaaaaaatgaccttttcagacttctggtctcGTTCACTCCTTTTGATGATGCTTTGCTGTAACCCTTGGTGGGTAGAGAAGGATTCTGTGCCCGTTGGTGGTCTGGATAAAAGAAGTAGAGACCTCACAGGAGGCAGTGGACTGGCCTGTTCCCCCACTGCTCTTACTGTTTTCACACCTGTGGATTCTCCCCACCTTCTCCCCAATCAACCTGTTGTGTACATAGCCCCCCTCATTGTCCTTTATTCTTCTGGAAAGCAGACCTTGGAGGGAGGAGTGAGGGGGAGACTCAGCTGTGGcctctgggggtgggggttgggagcTGGGGTGGAAGTCCACGAGGCATACACTTAAGATGCTTTGATGAAGTTCTAAACTtcatattacccaggctgaaaAAAGAGCACTTGTTCCCAGGGCTGGAAATGGAAGCCAAAACTCCACCTTTTCAGCCTGTTTCAGCATCTTTAGAGATCAGCCCAACCCACTTACACAGTTGAGCAGAGTTGGAGGCCTAGCGAGGGGAgggactggcccaaggtcacaccaaCTCATGACCAGAGCCTGGGCCTCCTCACTGGCCAGGTGTTATTTCTTCCCTCTGGGTAGGGAACCCATTTCAGGGACAGGATTGCTATGTGGCGGTGGTGGTGGGGTGCGATAGGAGTGGCAGGCTGGGCCACAATTTGGAGTAGTCATGCCAGAgtcctgcatttatttattctcaaGGGCCCCGCCCCTGTGGCCCAGAATTACCCCTTCATGCTCCAGTGCACCCCAGGCTCCACAGCCAGCTTGGGAAACTGTCTCTACCCTGGTCTCCCTTCAGATCAGCTTCTAGAAATGTTTCGTGGCTACagtggtagcactgttttttccATGATGCAAGCAGTTTGCCCTCTTGGGCGGGGTTATCAGTGGCTGGCAGGGCTGGCACAGCGTGTCCGCCCACTGCCACCTGCGGGTTCCAGGAGGGCCCAGCCCCTGTGCTGATGCCCACCACCTTCTCAGCTCATGTCTGGGGAAGGGGACTGGCTGGGGGAAAAGTGCCTCCTCCTGAAAGGTGCCTCCTCTGTTTTTGCCTAATTTAGGCTTGGGAACACTTTGATGTCAGCTAATTCTGACTCCTTTACTTACTAGCTGTGCGGCCTTGGGGCAACTTAGCCTCTTTGAGCCTCCtgttccccatctgtaaaatggaatctCAATAGTGTCTCATAGTCCCATGTGGAGAAACTTGTGTGAGATGATAGCTATGGACTACTGTACACAGTAACCAGgatgtagtaagtgctcaataaatagctgTTGGTGTGGTTGATGTTATCGTAGTGGTTGTGGGGAGGATGTAGGAAACTGGAGATTAGCTTGGCAAAGCTGGCTTTTCCTCCTTTTAGGGAAAGCTTACAACATCCCCATGAGGTATACTGACACTCAAACTGTCCTCTGGCATCGAGGTTGGCCCGGGATTCAGTTCAGCTGTCACAGTGAGGTGGTGGGATCAGATGTGGCAGGCCATGTCCCTTGGAACTTGAGTATATCGTGTGATCTCTGGAATGAAAACAGGCCTTCACCAGTGTTGATGGTGGAAAGCTTAGGGAAGTGCTTCAAACACAGTAGGAGGGACGTAGATTTTTAGAAGGACTTGCCTGATACGGAAGCTCCAAGGAGTGGCTTTACAGAGCTGGGTGGAGAGAGGGGCTAGCCATCTTTTGTGTCATCCACCGGGCTCATGTGTCACCGCCTCTCATACAGTGGTGAAGTTCATGGATGTCTATCAGCGCAGCTACTGCCATCCAATCGAGACCCTGGTGGACATCTTCCAGGAGTACCCTGATGAGATTGAGTACATCTTCAAGCCATCCTGTGTGCCCCTGATGCGATGTGGGGGCTGCTGCAATGACGAGGGCCTGGAGTGTGTGCCCACTGAGGAGTCCAACATCACCATGCAGGTGGGCATCTTTGGGAAGTGGGGGCAGGGGGGGATAGGGAGGGGCATAACACTTTGGGAACAGGTGGTCCCAGGTCGTTTTCTGGCTAGACTTGCCTTGTCTGGCTCCTGCCCCTGAGTTGCACAGGGGAGGTGTGGTAGGGTCTTGCCTTCTGTGAAGAagatgcttgtattcccagcccAGGTTCCCAGCAAGCCCCaaccagctcctcctccctggcTCAGGAGGGGGCAGATGGATGCCTGTGTCAGAggcccctctctccctctcttggaGAGAATCCTGAGGGCCCTCTCTTCTTGGGGGCTCTGTTTGGGAAGCTGAATGAGCCTGGTCCATGAAGAGTTTAAAAAGTCTTTGGTGTTACCTGGTAATGGGGCATATCTCAGCCCAGATAGGGTGGGAGGGAGCTGTGAAACACAGGGAGGGGGTTGCTTTTGGGTATCTGCTAGGAGTCAGGGTGAAGCCTAGAGAGGATGAAAGAAGGGGAGGGCATGGGGAGTGGTAAGAACCTAGGATTTGAattcccagcctggccaacccttGCAGCCTTGTCTTGGCCTCAAGTGGAACAAGGGCTCCTTGAGGCCAGCAGGGTTGGGGGAGTTGGGGTGGGCCTGAGCCTCTTTCCTGCTAGAGCTCTTGGTCCTCCCTGTCTCCACCACCCATCCCTGCTCTGCAGAACCCCTGGGTGCTGAGTGGCAGGAGCCCCAGGGTTGTCCCATCTGGGTATGGCTGGCTGGGTCACTAACCTCTGTGATCTGCTTCCTTCCCCTCCAGATTATGCGGATCAAACCTCACCAAGGCCAGCACATAGGAGAGATGAGCTTCCTACAGCACAACAAATGTGAATGCAGGTGAGGATGTAGTCGCGGATTCATTATCAGCAAGTGGCTGCAGGGTGTCTGATCTGTGCCAGGGTTAAGCATGTTGTACTTTTTAGCCCACGTGCAgcttccagctgtgtgacctttggcatTTTACTTCAATGTTCCTCAGcttctacatctgtaaaatgggcacaatagTAGTGTACTTCATAGcattgttataaggattaaacaAGTTATATATGAGAAGGTTAAAACAGTGTTGCTCCATAATAAATGCTGTTTTTACTgtgattattattgttgttttccctgtcattatcatcaccatcttaacccttctctgttttgttcttttctctcttcctacccATTGCAGACCAAAGAAAGATAGAGCAAGACAAGAAAAGTAAGTGGCCCTGACTTTAGCACTTCTCCCTCTCCATGGCTGGTTGTCTTGGTTTGGGGCTCTTGGCTACCTCTATTGGGGGCTCCCATAGCCTCCCGGGGTCAGGGACTTGGTCTTGTGGGGGACTTGTGGTGTCAGCAACAATGGGATGGAGCCAACTCCAGGATGATGGCTCTAGGGCTAGTGAGAAAACCCAGCCAGGAGCCTGGCACTTCCTTTGTAAGGGACAGTGCCTTCTGGGTCTCCAGATCATTCCTGGCCAGGACTTGCTCTTTTGGTGTGTCAGGGGGCACTGTGGACACTGGTTCACTGGCTTGCTCTAGGGCACCCACagtggggagagggagtgggTGGCAGAGAGGCCAGCTTTTGTGTGTCAGAGGAAATGGCCTCTTTTGGTGGCTACTGTGATGGTGCAGTTGGATGCAAGGCCGGCTGGAGGGTGGTTTCTCAGCGCATGCCCTCCTGTAGGCGGCAGGCGGCAGACACACAGCCCTCTTGGCCAGGGAGAAAAAGTTGAATGTTGGTCATTTTCAGAGGCTTGTGAGTGCTCCTTTTTAAGGGGCGGGTAGGATGGGGCGGGGGACAAGGTCTGGTGGCAGTAACCCTTCAAGACAGGGTGGGCGACTGGCATCGGCAAGAGCTTGCAGGgaaagagagactgagagagagcaCCTGTGCCCTGCCCTTTCCCCCACACCATCTTGTCTGCCTCCAGTGCTGTGCGGACATTGAAGCCCCCGCCAGGCCTCAACCCCTTGCCTCTTCCCTCAGCCCCCAGCTTCCAGAACGAGAGGATGCGGAAACCTTCCTTCCACCCTTTAGTGCTTTCTCCTAAGGGGGACAGACTTACCCTCTCTGGtcccttctccccctcctttcttccctgtgACAGACATTCTGAGGTGTGTTCTCTTGGGCCTGGCAGGCATGGAGAGCGCTGGTTCTCTTGAAGAGGACAGGCTACAGCCTGCCCCCCTTCCCACTTCCCCAAATGACTGCTCTGCCACGGGTAGAGTGGGGGGCTCGCCTGGGCTCGGAAGAGTGTCTGGTGAGATGGTGTAGCAGGCTTTGACAGGCTGGGGAGAGAACTCCCTGCCAAGTACCGCCCAagcccctcctccccagccctccttaactcccaccccaccctgctgCCTGCCCAGGGCTCCAGGacacccagccctgcctcccagtACAGGTCGCACTGAGCAGGCTGGTGTTGCTCTTGGTTCTGTGCCAGCTCCCAAGGTAGCCACTTCCCCCACACCGGGATTCCCAGAGGTTCTGTCGCAGtcggaaatgaaggcagaagatGCCTGACGCACAGCCTGCCCTCCCACTCCTGCTCCCCATCCAGGCAGgtctctgaccttctccccaAAGTCTGGCCTACCTTTTATCACCCCCTGACCTTCAGGGTCAGACTTGGACAGGGCTGCTGGGCAAAGAGCCTTCCCTCAGGCTTAGCCCCCTGCTGGAGACCGGGCGCCATTGTGAGCATGGAGACCCTTGGGTCCTGTGCCCTCCACCCAGTCTCGGTTTCCCACCAAAGCCTTGTCAGGGACTGGGTTTGCCATCCCAGGGTGGGCAGCTTGAGGAGAAGAAAGAGCCATCGAGTGCTTGCTGCCCAGACACGCCTGTGCGTGCCTGTGCATGCCTCCCCAGAGACCACCTGCCTCCTGATACTTCCTCCAGGAAGCGGCTTTTTGTGGCTTTGCTTTGGTCGTTCCCCCATCCCTGCCCTCCTTACCGCTTCTTTTACTCCCCCCACCGCCCccgctctctctctgtctctgtttttttattttccagaaaatcagttcgaggaaagggaaaggggcaAAAACGAAAGCGCAAGAAATCCCGGCATAAGTCCTGGAGCGTGTACGTTGGTGCCCGCTGCTGTCTAATTCCCTGGAGCCTCCCTGGCCCCCagtccaacctctgcctgccgtACCCTGtaaccctgcctccctcccctggtCCCTCCCTGGCTCTCATCCCCCTGGCCcgtgtctctctctcactctcattcCACTAATTGGCACCAACGGGTAGATTTGGTGGTGGCGTTGCTGGTCCAGGGTTGGGGTGAATGGGGGAGCCGACTTGGCCTGGAGGATGAAGGGAGGGGACTCTGGCTTGGCTGGGCACCGATTTTTCTCTCACCCACTGGGCACTGGTGATGGGCCCATGTTGGCACGGGTGCCTGCTCACCCAACTGGTTTCCATTGCTCTAGGCTTCTGCACTCGTCTGGAAGCggagggtggtggggagggcagaCATGGCCCAAGAAGGGCTCGAATGACTGGAGGCAGCTTGTTGAATGACTCCTCGGCTGAAGGAGGAGCTTGGGTGGGATCAGACACCATGTGGCAGCCTCCCTTCATCTGGTGGAAGTGCCCTGGCTCCTCACGGAGTTGGGGCCTCTGGAGGGGAGCCCCCTATTCCAGCCCAACCCATGGCACCCACAGAGGCCTCCCTGTAGGATGGCCTCTTCCTCTGGGTTGGAGGCTATGGTGGGCCCTGCCCTGGGTCCTCTGGTCACCAGCAGCCTGGCCTGTGGACACTGCCTCTGGGCTTAGCCTCCCATCACACCCTACTTTAGCCCACCTTGGTGGAAGGGCCTGGGCATGAGCCTtgcacagggagaaggtggcccCTGCCATCTCAGTGGACCCTGATTGCCATCCCCAGCAGGTGAAGAGTCAAGGCGTGCTCTGATGGGGGCGGCAACAGTTGGGTCCCTGTGGTCTGAGACTCACCCTGGTCTCCCAGGGACATAGCATTACCCCTTATGGCAGCCTCTCCCCGCACTCTCTGCCCGTCTGTGCCCGCCTCTTCCTGCGGCAGGTGTCCTAGCCAGTGCTGCCTCTTTCCGCCGCTCTCTCTGTCTTCTGCTGTAGCGCTCGGATCCTTCCAGGGCCTGGGGGCTGACCAGCTGGGTGGGGGTGCAGCTGCGGACGTGTTAGGGGGTGTTGcatggtgatttttttctctctctctgctgatGCTCTAGCTTAGATgtctttccttttgcctttttgCAGTCCCTGTGGGCCTTGCTCAGAGCGGAGAAAGCATTTGTTTGTACAAGATCCGCAGACGTGTAAATGTTCCTGCAAAAACACAGACTCGCGTTGCAAGGCGAGGCAGCTTGAGTTAAACGAACGTACTTGCAGGTTGGTTCCCAGAGGGCAAGCAGGTCAGAGAGGGGCATCACatagagatggggagagagagaaagagagcgagcgagcgagaGAGTGCCTGAGAGGGGCCAGCTGCTTGCTCAGTTTCTAGCTGCCTGCCTGGTGACTGCTGCCTTCTCTGCTTTTAAGGCCCCTGTGGTGGGCTGCAGGCGCTGGTCCAGCCTGGCGGGGCCTGTTCTGAGGTTGCCCTGGTTGCCTGAGTGGTAGGCTGGTGTGGCTTAGTGTGGTGGTGTGGACGCAAGCTGTGTGTTGTGTCCTGTGGTCCTTCTGCTCATAGTGGCTGTCGGTCCTGATGTTATTACTACCTCTGGTACTAATGCTGAGAAGCTGAAAGCCGATTCCAGGTGTGGACAGTGTCAACAAAGCACGTGACGCTCTCACTGGGGCCTTGCCTCGGCCCTTTGAAGTCTGCATGGCTGGGCTTCTCACTCACTCAATGTTTCTTGATGGGGGAAGGGATTAAGTCCACTTCAGACTGGGCctccctgaggacagggctgTGTCTCCTCCCTCAGACTGGGCCTCCCTGAGGAAAGGGCTGTGTCTCCTCCCTCAGACTGGGCCTCCCTGAGGAAAGGGCTGTGTCTCCTCCCTCAGCCCGGGGCTCCCTGAGGAAAGGGCTGTGTCTCCCCCCTCAGACCGGGCCTCCCTGAGGAAAGGGCTGTGTCTCCTCCCTCAGACCggggctccctgaggacagggatATGTCTCCCCCCTCAGACTGGGCCTCCTTGAAGAAAGGGCTGTGTCTCCCCGctcagactggggctccctgaggacagggatATGTCTCCcccctcagactggggctccctgCACATAGGGCTGTCTCTCTGCTCAGACTGAGGCTCCCTCAGGCCAGGGCTATGTCTCTCCCCTCcgactggggctccctgaggacagggccATGTCTCCCCTCTCAGATtggggctccctgaggacagaGCTATGCCTCCGCCCTCAGACTGAGGCTCCCTGAGGATAGGGCTGTGTCTCTCCCCTCAGACTGaggctccctgaggacagggctATGTCTACcccctcagactggggctccctgaggacagggctATGTCTCCCtcctcagactggggctccctgaggacagaGCTATGCCTCCGCCCTCAGACTGAGGCTCCCTGAGGATAGGGCTGTGTCTCTcccctcagactggggctccctgaggacagggctATGTCTCCCCCCTCAGACTGGGGCTCTCTGAGGGCAAGGGCTCTGGCTGTTGGTTTAGGATGGGGCAGTTTTGCCTACACACTGAAGGAGCTGTAGCATCCAAGAATACTAGATACCTTTAATCCTCCACCAGTCATGGTGACAACCCCAAGCAGCCCACACATTTTCAAGTGCTCCCAGGATGCGTGAAGGGAGGGTTCTGTGCCCATTCTCCTGACATTAGACTGTGAGCTCCGTAAGCCGGGCCTGGTTTACTTACCTTTGTGAGCCCCGGGCATCTGTACCTCTGTCCCTTGTCCATACTGGGTACCAAGGAAGTGTCAAGTGCGTGACTGAATGTGTGAGTCAGTTCAGGGGGTGAGGTCAGGAGCACAGGGCCGGGACAGGTGGCTGGCAATCTTTTAATGCCTTAGCCTGTGTTCTTTATACCAACTTGGCCTGTGCTCAGAGTGAGGGAGGCCCTGGGGGTCAGGGTCAGCTTCACTCAGGGAGGCAAGACTTTTATGGGGATTTCCTAGACAGGGCCAAGGCACCCCCAGCTCGCCCTGAGGCTGCGTTAGGGAAGTCCTTGGAgtgtctcccctcccccagcaatGTTCTTGTGGCTTGTGGATGCTCAGGGGATGCTGGGAACCAGGCCTGGGTAGTTGGTGTGGGGTTCTATATGTCTTGGCCCTATGTGAAACCAAGAGGGTGTTATtagtgctgggggtgggggctctgCCTAACTTCAGGGCTGGATGAGGGGAGTCTCAGTTCCCCAGGGGTCTTTGGGGAAGATAAGGGACTTGACATTTTAGGGTTTTTTGGTGATGATTCTGCTGATGGGGGTTTGTGTGAAGTGACCTGGGAGTTAACTGGTGACCCTAACCTCCCAATACCATTATCCAACCCCCAGGCTGGCTGTACCTGGGAATATCAGTTTCCAAAATTGGGAGCTTTGGACTCCCATTTCTGGGCTCCCCAGAAGGGTAGGGCCTGTTCTGCCTCCTCCTCACAATCACCCAGGGGTAGGGGCATACTGAGAAAATTCCTGGAAGCCCCCTTTGCTTCGGCAGGAGTTGTGAAGCCGCCGAATTGTCTCTCCCCATCCTAAGTGAAGCAGCATATTTGAAAGGAAAGACAATCTGGTACCTGGGCTTGTAACCTCCAGGCAGCTCAGGAGAGATGAGGCCTACAGCCACACTGGGAGGGGACATGGGGAATGGAGATGTTCCCTCACCTTGCTGGGGCCTCCTGCTCTACACTACCCCCTCGGGAGCCTCCTGTCCCCAGGGCAGGCCCTTCCCGTTGCTGGCCACCCAGCCAAGCCTCTCTGTCTCAGGCGTTCTCCCAGGTGACCTGCCTACTCTCTTCCCCACACCAGCCCCTAGAGACTGAACTGAAAAACCTCCTCAGCAGGGAACCTCTTCTGATTAACTTCATCCAGCTCTCGTCACCCATCAGCTCTTAAAATGTCAAGTGGGGACTGTTCTTTGGTATCCGTTCCTTTGTTGCTTTGTAAAGTGTTCCCGTGTCCTTGTCTTGTCTCAAGTAGATTGCAAGCTCCGGAGGGTAGACTGGGAGCCCCTGAGCGGAGCTGCTGCTCAGACCGGGGCTCCCTGAGGGCGGGGCTGGGGCTGTTCTCACACTGGGGCTTTCTGCCCCAGGACCACACCTTCCTATCCTCTCTGCTCTTATGgtgctggaggctgcagtgacccaggGTCCCCCAGGAATGGGGAGGCCGCCTGCCTCATCGCCAGGCCTCCTCACTTGGTCCTAACCCTAgcctttgttttccatttccctcAGATGTGACAAGCCGAGGCGGTGAGCCGGGCAGGAGGAAGGAGCCTCCCTCAGGGTTTCGGGAACCAGATCTCTCACCAGGAAAGACTGATACAGAACGATCGATA comes from Theropithecus gelada isolate Dixy chromosome 4, Tgel_1.0, whole genome shotgun sequence and encodes:
- the VEGFA gene encoding vascular endothelial growth factor A isoform X6; translated protein: MNFLLSWVHWSLALLLYLHHAKWSQAAPMAEGGGQNHHEVVKFMDVYQRSYCHPIETLVDIFQEYPDEIEYIFKPSCVPLMRCGGCCNDEGLECVPTEESNITMQIMRIKPHQGQHIGEMSFLQHNKCECRPKKDRARQENPCGPCSERRKHLFVQDPQTCKCSCKNTDSRCKM
- the VEGFA gene encoding vascular endothelial growth factor A isoform X1, which translates into the protein MNFLLSWVHWSLALLLYLHHAKWSQAAPMAEGGGQNHHEVVKFMDVYQRSYCHPIETLVDIFQEYPDEIEYIFKPSCVPLMRCGGCCNDEGLECVPTEESNITMQIMRIKPHQGQHIGEMSFLQHNKCECRPKKDRARQEKKSVRGKGKGQKRKRKKSRHKSWSVYVGARCCLIPWSLPGPHPCGPCSERRKHLFVQDPQTCKCSCKNTDSRCKARQLELNERTCRCDKPRR
- the VEGFA gene encoding vascular endothelial growth factor A isoform X2 → MNFLLSWVHWSLALLLYLHHAKWSQAAPMAEGGGQNHHEVVKFMDVYQRSYCHPIETLVDIFQEYPDEIEYIFKPSCVPLMRCGGCCNDEGLECVPTEESNITMQIMRIKPHQGQHIGEMSFLQHNKCECRPKKDRARQEKKSVRGKGKGQKRKRKKSRHKSWSVPCGPCSERRKHLFVQDPQTCKCSCKNTDSRCKARQLELNERTCRCDKPRR
- the VEGFA gene encoding vascular endothelial growth factor A isoform X8 is translated as MAEGGGQNHHEVVKFMDVYQRSYCHPIETLVDIFQEYPDEIEYIFKPSCVPLMRCGGCCNDEGLECVPTEESNITMQIMRIKPHQGQHIGEMSFLQHNKCECRPKKDRARQENPCGPCSERRKHLFVQDPQTCKCSCKNTDSRCKARQLELNERTCRCDKPRR
- the VEGFA gene encoding vascular endothelial growth factor A isoform X5, with amino-acid sequence MNFLLSWVHWSLALLLYLHHAKWSQAAPMAEGGGQNHHEVVKFMDVYQRSYCHPIETLVDIFQEYPDEIEYIFKPSCVPLMRCGGCCNDEGLECVPTEESNITMQIMRIKPHQGQHIGEMSFLQHNKCECRPKKDRARQENPCGPCSERRKHLFVQDPQTCKCSCKNTDSRCKARQLELNERTCRSLTRKD
- the VEGFA gene encoding vascular endothelial growth factor A isoform X9 — its product is MNFLLSWVHWSLALLLYLHHAKWSQAAPMAEGGGQNHHEVVKFMDVYQRSYCHPIETLVDIFQEYPDEIEYIFKPSCVPLMRCGGCCNDEGLECVPTEESNITMQIMRIKPHQGQHIGEMSFLQHNKCECRPKKDRARQEKCDKPRR
- the VEGFA gene encoding vascular endothelial growth factor A isoform X10, translating into MNFLLSWVHWSLALLLYLHHAKWSQAAPMAEGGGQNHHEVVKFMDVYQRSYCHPIETLVDIFQEYPDEIEYIFKPSCVPLMRCGGCCNDEGLECVPTEESNITMQIMRIKPHQGQHIGEMSFLQHNKCECRCDKPRR
- the VEGFA gene encoding vascular endothelial growth factor A isoform X7 produces the protein MNFLLSWVHWSLALLLYLHHAKWSQAAPMAEGGGQNHHEVVKFMDVYQRSYCHPIETLVDIFQEYPDEIEYIFKPSCVPLMRCGGCCNDEGLECVPTEESNITMQIMRIKPHQGQHIGEMSFLQHNKCECRPKKDRARQEKKSVRGKGKGQKRKRKKSRHKSWSVCDKPRR
- the VEGFA gene encoding vascular endothelial growth factor A isoform X4; its protein translation is MNFLLSWVHWSLALLLYLHHAKWSQAAPMAEGGGQNHHEVVKFMDVYQRSYCHPIETLVDIFQEYPDEIEYIFKPSCVPLMRCGGCCNDEGLECVPTEESNITMQIMRIKPHQGQHIGEMSFLQHNKCECRPKKDRARQENPCGPCSERRKHLFVQDPQTCKCSCKNTDSRCKARQLELNERTCRCDKPRR
- the VEGFA gene encoding vascular endothelial growth factor A isoform X3, with translation MNFLLSWVHWSLALLLYLHHAKWSQAAPMAEGGGQNHHEVVKFMDVYQRSYCHPIETLVDIFQEYPDEIEYIFKPSCVPLMRCGGCCNDEGLECVPTEESNITMQIMRIKPHQGQHIGEMSFLQHNKCECRPKKDRARQEKKSVRGKGKGQKRKRKKSRPCGPCSERRKHLFVQDPQTCKCSCKNTDSRCKARQLELNERTCRCDKPRR